In Hamadaea flava, a genomic segment contains:
- a CDS encoding FAD-dependent monooxygenase has protein sequence MQLIDRRAAAIRPSRAMLLNVRTLEVLRPLGVTDALLEQAMTAPRMQLHVGKHTVPLTLADFAVDDTAFPHLQPTF, from the coding sequence GTGCAACTGATCGACCGGCGTGCTGCTGCGATCCGGCCGTCGCGCGCGATGCTTCTGAACGTACGCACCCTGGAGGTACTGCGCCCGCTTGGCGTGACGGACGCGCTGCTTGAACAAGCCATGACCGCGCCACGAATGCAGCTGCACGTGGGCAAGCACACGGTGCCGCTGACCCTTGCCGACTTCGCGGTTGACGACACCGCGTTTCCGCACCTGCAGCCGACCTTCTGA
- a CDS encoding universal stress protein, which yields MNFRIVVGIDGSEAARRALHWAVTEAEVRDGTVQAIAVWHWDGSGTFAPMATTPAEERDRAQAVLTREVESMVKDFPTVAVTADIIEGHPARELTKAARDADLLALGSHGHSHLYQSVLGSISDECVRTATCPVVVLPATRAQAVAPAEALANSR from the coding sequence ATGAACTTCCGCATCGTCGTCGGCATCGACGGCTCCGAGGCCGCCCGGCGGGCGCTGCACTGGGCGGTGACCGAGGCCGAGGTCAGAGACGGCACCGTGCAGGCGATCGCCGTCTGGCACTGGGACGGCAGCGGCACCTTCGCGCCCATGGCCACGACGCCGGCCGAAGAACGCGACCGCGCGCAAGCTGTGCTCACCCGCGAGGTCGAATCGATGGTGAAGGACTTCCCGACAGTCGCTGTCACGGCCGACATCATCGAGGGTCACCCCGCCCGCGAACTGACCAAGGCCGCCCGTGACGCCGACCTGCTCGCTCTGGGCAGCCACGGCCACAGCCACCTGTACCAGTCCGTGCTCGGCTCGATCAGCGACGAGTGCGTACGCACTGCGACCTGTCCGGTCGTGGTGCTGCCGGCGACCAGAGCGCAGGCGGTCGCGCCAGCCGAGGCGTTGGCAAACAGCCGTTGA
- a CDS encoding flavodoxin domain-containing protein produces the protein MTVLIAYGSKRGGTAGLADMIGAELVARGIQVEVRPAAEIQSADGYRSVIVAGALYNSRWHRDARRFTRRHRVALRQVPVWLVASGPLDNSANAGALPPVSQVARIAADLGALGAVTFGGRLTPDAKGLIASAMAKTKAGDWRDPSQVRAFATAVAEQQASV, from the coding sequence ATGACAGTCCTGATCGCTTACGGTTCCAAGCGTGGTGGGACGGCGGGATTGGCCGACATGATCGGTGCTGAACTGGTCGCGCGCGGAATCCAGGTCGAGGTCCGGCCCGCCGCCGAAATTCAGTCGGCCGACGGTTACCGGTCTGTCATCGTGGCCGGGGCGCTGTACAACAGCCGGTGGCACCGAGACGCGCGCCGGTTCACCAGGCGTCATCGCGTCGCGCTTCGGCAGGTCCCGGTGTGGCTGGTCGCCAGCGGGCCGCTCGACAACTCTGCCAATGCCGGTGCGCTTCCACCGGTTTCCCAGGTTGCCCGGATCGCCGCGGACCTGGGGGCGCTCGGCGCGGTCACCTTCGGCGGCCGACTCACACCGGATGCCAAGGGTTTGATCGCGTCGGCGATGGCCAAGACGAAGGCAGGTGACTGGCGGGACCCGAGCCAGGTGAGGGCCTTCGCGACGGCCGTCGCCGAACAGCAGGCATCCGTTTAG
- a CDS encoding multicopper oxidase domain-containing protein: protein MDVRSGPPRRKPGVRTGTSHRTGPGHGRGQGPDRLRLTACAADQCPLGREDPVGIHLGHTVKLLLDADNPGRWMLHCHNT from the coding sequence GTGGACGTCCGCTCAGGCCCTCCTCGCAGAAAGCCAGGTGTCCGAACTGGAACATCACATCGCACTGGTCCGGGCCACGGCAGAGGACAAGGTCCCGACCGGCTCCGCCTCACGGCCTGTGCCGCGGACCAGTGCCCCCTGGGCCGCGAGGACCCCGTCGGCATCCACCTCGGGCACACGGTCAAACTGTTGTTGGACGCGGACAATCCCGGGCGGTGGATGCTGCACTGCCACAATACCTAG